In Verrucomicrobiota bacterium, the DNA window ACCTCGCCGCGGGCCTGCCGCCCGAGGGCGACGCCGCCCAGCAGGCCGCCGAGCTTGCCGAGGCCGACGCCAAGCAGGGCAAGTTCCGCGACCCCAACCTGGAAACGCCCGACGAGGTGAAGGAGGAGTTCGAGCCCGTCCCCGTCGAGCAGCCCAAGGGCATCGTCGGCGCCATCAAGCAGGCCGCCAGCAAGATCGTCACCAAGGTCAAGAAACTCATCCAGCCCGAGAAGAAAGTTCACAAGGAAGTCATCATCAACTCCGAGTCGCTCGAGACGCGCGTGGCCGTGCTCGAGGACGGCAAACTCGAGGAGTTCACCATCGAACGCACCGACGACGACCGCCTCGTTGGAAGCATCTACAAGGGCAGGATTCGCAACCTCGAGGACGGGCTGAAGGCCGCATTCGTGGACATCGGCTTCGAGAAAAACGCCTTCCTTCATTACTGGGACATCGTGCCCAGCAACCTCGACAGCGGGGTCGAACTCGTCGAGCGGGTGGACAAGAAACCCAAACGCGACCAGCCCAAGGTCACGCAAAAGGACATCCCGCGCCTCTATCCGAAAGGAACCGACCTCATCGTGCAGGTCACCAAGGGCCCCATCGGCACGAAGGGGCCGCGCGTCACGACACACCTTGCGCTGCCCGGCCGTTACCTCGTGCTGCTCCCCAACTCCGACCAGTCCGGCATCTCCCGCAAGATCGAAAACCACGAGGAACGCCAGCGCCTCAAGAAAATCGTCCGCGGCCTCACCATCCCCGACGGCATGGGCGTCATCATTCGCACCGTGGGCGAGGGCCAGCAGGCCCGCTACTTTGTGCGCGACCTCGCGCTGCTGCTCGACGAATGGAATCGCATCAAGGAGAAGATCGAAAAGGTGCCCTCGCCCGTGTGCGTCTTTCAGGAGCCCGACCTCACCGAGCGCACCGTGCGCGACTTCCTCACCGAGGACGTCGAGCGCATCATCATCGACGACTCGAAGCAGTTCGAGCGGATGAAGGAAATGATCGGCCGCATCAGCAAACGCTCCGTCGGCAAGGTCAAGCTCTACAACGAGGCGCAACCCGTGTTCGACCGCTTCAGCATCTCGCGCCAGCTCGAACACGCCTTCAGCC includes these proteins:
- a CDS encoding Rne/Rng family ribonuclease, translating into MSDNKAFSSRRSRGTHRFRPRGGLNPNMRPDKAALDARARALGEKQGGDKVFADNRHEHEIRRAENLAAGLPPEGDAAQQAAELAEADAKQGKFRDPNLETPDEVKEEFEPVPVEQPKGIVGAIKQAASKIVTKVKKLIQPEKKVHKEVIINSESLETRVAVLEDGKLEEFTIERTDDDRLVGSIYKGRIRNLEDGLKAAFVDIGFEKNAFLHYWDIVPSNLDSGVELVERVDKKPKRDQPKVTQKDIPRLYPKGTDLIVQVTKGPIGTKGPRVTTHLALPGRYLVLLPNSDQSGISRKIENHEERQRLKKIVRGLTIPDGMGVIIRTVGEGQQARYFVRDLALLLDEWNRIKEKIEKVPSPVCVFQEPDLTERTVRDFLTEDVERIIIDDSKQFERMKEMIGRISKRSVGKVKLYNEAQPVFDRFSISRQLEHAFSRQVHLKGGGYLVIDETEALVAIDVNTGSHKGGKDHESTILKVNLEAAEEICRHLRLRNVGGLVVLDFIDMKSRRDQQHVYNKMKEGLRRDRAKTHILPISQLGLMEMTRQRHTESVRSATYDDCSYCKGRAKVKSPTTMSVEIQRKLATILRQRPRDESDFQLRIVVHPSVLERLRKEDEKILIEMEKKFFGKLTFRAEPGFHAEQFKIINALTNAEVASEGG